A single Dreissena polymorpha isolate Duluth1 chromosome 14, UMN_Dpol_1.0, whole genome shotgun sequence DNA region contains:
- the LOC127857070 gene encoding nascent polypeptide-associated complex subunit alpha, muscle-specific form-like isoform X29 gives MLYANIVVIKRNGSDGASFPLTSTSCLFGRNHDCDIRIQLPQVGLEHCRLEVNENKEVFLVNLNKGHQVEVNGKPIQDSVQLNHKDVFSIIDRLFRLEFPTLSPQKMLKTPSSTPKATSKTPGKSPAISRKQSPSPGRHATPLAGHQPRGRTPKPSPKSILVAQNTPVSVKTTPIARPGSTPSSVKSVSKTKLTPRALSTPVVDMSQPGSSKKPFTSKTNSMNILANPIVEAVKQSTHSVPSPKVATPKQATPKPASAKVATPKPATPTVASPKVSTPKPANPRVASPKVATPKPATPRAESPRVATPKPATPRAASPKVATPKPATPRAQSPKVATPKPATSRAASPKVATPKPATPRAASPKVATPKPATPRAASPKVATPKPATPRAASPKVATPKPATPRAASPKVATPKPATPRAASPKVATPKPATPRAESPKVATPKPATYRAASPKVATPKPATPKAASPKVATPDPATPKPASTNVASPKPATPRAASPKVATPKPATPKAASPKKTPKSTTPLAWTTTPKVIFDTNNSAGKKTKDTPKAKNPVTPKSSSKKRPADDQGSAVAPSAKRKRVSFGPKLSPELFVKKLPPSTPVRRGALPPRVVELPKPSSSPLLKRRSLAAPQKSPIREESPAKKSSPKSAKKTLATVPGTPDAPSTSVSTAPAEKSPKGRSPSPKKPAGRSRSVSPAKKSQSPSSKGRRSTPLAAVSKSDTPVAVVAPLPSTPTTKEQSPKKSPKNTTPSQQRSRSVSPSKRSPKSSSPRSHSASPAQSPKSSKKTQLHQAVVNPVAEVARPPSPRKSTSPFKKASSETPKSQPKLSSPKTLPSKASSKAASPKRARSLSSSTKSTPKSGRKSSPVKSAKKLAKKSSRKSAGDANLKGLKRLMKTPKNKTNNNINESFTGLADMLLQSTPIISTPASARSKARPASPVNTVVESAAVPAVESASVLKAVKTPKSIKKSTPKSATLKSIKKTPRMEKNLKRKRSSPGMIVTVAVKRMKIGSPTPTKTLSPPVSLKKAVALRAIHGKKATPKLPKKTWADIVKKPAAVKTTPPKQQQSGPLVTAEGKNRTPPTVVRKAFPKTPRTKAALLAPSTGHIESPVTIIIGKKNRLVSKTPLRLPKKGRKSMIKKDKKKSMGRMSLGGVADLFTTPPQKSPVSSLSTPASNVGTPDSVLYADIPDTPNGPGEMFVSPLSVGKKSARKSVNLVGVKELFKGKTPAKSPSTPSGLKRMLASPKPTASPASPSGVARLFATPVSKPKASPAKSSSKKLTARKAVTNPKTVSPLSARGKKRALSPADFPLSKKPKLSGDVRAAVVESPVPATPKPARGTRNGGLKKLKTPVKTLKRTPKSKAVVKEVKSASPAKKGRSTRAGLKADTPAKSATQVKEAAVTVEASPAKKGRRGKPATPAKKTPVKKAAAAEKASVVVVDVPTPVEEKVAASPAKKGRATRRGKPASPAKKTPVKKTPVKKTPVKKTAVAKKTPEAISAPATEVSVPAPVQEEKVAASPVKKGRATRRGKPATPVKKTPVKKTPVKKTPVKKTPVKKTAVAKKAPEAISAPAPEVNVPAPVQEEKVATPVIAKLTGGRRAKVVVSPLKKSTKSAKKSPTPAKRGRAATAAVPLLETAAEQVTTVQQSAPTMEKVSTPAKASPVKKGRSTRRGKAASPVKKTPVKKAQATKAAPKPVTPVVQQEAIKVNSPVKSSPVKQGRTTRRGKAASPVKKTPVKKGQVTKAAPKTATPVKEQEVIKVATPAKATPAKKGRATRAAPKPATLVVEAPTVENTSQKRKAEVVDTVPAKKGKAASAETFVTATEPTVVVSPAKKGRAATRRGKAASPAKKGSSTKIAPVVAALVAEPEPVIVTVVKAKPGKRKAAEPGVAASPKKVKAAPQPSVKADSPVKAKRSTKGKEATPKVKKEKLAVKKATPAKRVTRARR, from the exons GTTTTTCTGGTAAACTTGAATAAAGGTCACCAGGTGGAAGTAAACGGAAAGCCAATTCAGGATTCTGTTCAACTGAATCACAAAGACGTGTTCTCCATCATCGATAGGTTATTTCGTCTTGAATTTCCTACACTATCACCTCAGAAGATGCTGAAGACCCCATCATCCACCCCAAAG GCCACGTCAAAAACCCCTGGAAAATCGCCTGCAATCTCCCGCAAGCAGTCCCCCTCACCAGGACGCCATGCCACCCCTTTAGCCGGTCACCAGCCAAGAGGAAGAACACCAAAACCTTCACCAAAGTCCATACTAGTTGCCCAGAATACTCCAGTGTCTGTTAAAACCACACCTATTGCAAGACCGGGTTCAACTCCATCTTCTGTTAAATCTGTTTCTAAAACCAAGCTCACTCCAAGGGCTTTGTCAACTCCAGTTGTTGACATGAGCCAACCCGGTTCTTCAAAGAAGCCTTTTACATCTAAGACAAATTCAATGAATATTTTGGCGAATCCAATAGTGGAGGCTGTAAAACAATCTACACATAGCGTTCCAAGTCCTAAGGTTGCAACACCCAAACAAGCTACTCCTAAGCCAGCAAGCGCAAAGGTAGCCACTCCTAAGCCAGCAACTCCAACGGTGGCAAGTCCGAAGGTATCTACCCCTAAGCCAGCAAACCCAAGGGTGGCAAGTCCAAAGGTTGCCACTCCTAAGCCAGCAACACCTAGGGCCGAAAGTCCTAGGGTAGCCACTCCTAAACCAGCAACACCTAGAGCTGCAAGTCCAAAGGTAGCCACTCCTAAACCAGCAACACCTAGGGCCCAAAGTCCAAAGGTAGCCACTCCTAAACCAGCAACATCTAGGGCCGCAAGTCCAAAGGTAGCCACTCCTAAACCAGCAACACCTAGGGCCGCAAGTCCTAAGGTAGCCACTCCTAAACCAGCAACACCTAGGGCAGCAAGTCCAAAG GTAGCCACTCCTAAACCAGCAACACCTAGGGCCGCGAGTCCAAAGGTAGCCACTCCTAAACCAGCAACACCTAGGGCCGCGAGTCCAAAG GTAGCCACTCCTAAACCAGCAACACCTAGGGCAGCAAGTCCAAAGGTTGCCACTCCTAAGCCAGCAACACCTAGGGCAGAAAGTCCAAAGGTAGCCACTCCTAAACCAGCAACATACAGGGCCGCGAGTCCAAAAGTAGCCACTCCTAAGCCAGCAACACCTAAGGCAGCAAGTCCAAAGGTAGCCACTCCTGATCCAGCCACCCCAAAACCAGCAAGTACAAATGTGGCTTCTCCGAAACCAGCAACACCCAGGGCGGCGAGTCCAAAGGTTGCCACTCCTAAACCTGCAACACCTAAGGCAGCAAGTCCAAAGAAGACACCTAAATCCACAACACCATTGGCGTGGACAACTACTCCAAAG GTCATCTTTGATACAAATAACAGTGCTGGCAAGAAAACTAAAG ACACACCCAAGGCCAAGAATCCTGTCACCCCAAAAAGCAGTAGTAAAAAGAGGCCAGCAGATGACCAAGGCAGTGCTGTTGCACCATCAGCTAAGCGAAAACGCGTGTCATTTGGTCCAAAACTGAGCCCAGAGTTGTTTGTTAAAAAGCTGCCCCCCTCAACCCCTGTGCGCCGTGGGGCTCTGCCCCCCAGGGTTGTCGAATTGCCAAAACCTTCATCATCACCTTTGCTGAAAAGACGCTCACTTGCTGCACCGCAGAAGTCGCCTATCCGGGAGGAATCACCTGCAAAGAAGTCTTCTCCAAAAAGTGCAAAGAAGACTTTGGCAACTGTTCCTGGTACTCCGGATGCTCCATCCACCTCAGTTTCTACAGCTCCTGCAGAGAAATCACCCAAGGGACGATCACCTTCACCCAAGAAACCAGCTGGAAGGAGTCGATCTGTTTCTCCTGCTAAGAAGAGCCAGTCTCCATCTTCCAAGGGCAGAAGATCCACCCCGCTTGCAGCTGTATCTAAATCTGATACTCCAGTAGCTGTTGTTGCCCCTTTGCCATCTACACCTACTACAAAGGAGCAATCCCCTAAGAAATCTCCCAAAAATACAACTCCCAGCCAGCAGAGAAGTCGCTCCGTCTCTCCGAGTAAGAGATCTCCTAAAAGTTCGAGCCCTAGAAGTCATTCAGCTTCACCAGCCCAGTCTCCTAAGAGTTCTAAGAAGACACAGCTTCACCAAGCAGTTGTTAATCCCGTTGCTGAGGTTGCAAGACCACCTTCACCAAGAAAGTCTACATCACCCTTCAAGAAGGCTTCCTCAGAGACCCCTAAATCTCAGCCCAAGCTGTCATCACCTAAAACTTTGCCATCGAAAGCTTCATCAAAAGCAGCTTCACCTAAGCGTGCAAGGTCTCTGTCATCTTCAACAAAATCTACACCAAAGTCTGGACGCAAATCATCCCCAGTCAAATCAGCTAAAAAGTTGGCTAAGAAGAGTTCTAGAAAGTCTGCTGGTGATGCCAATCTGAAGGGCTTGAAAAGACTAATGAAGACACCCAAAAACAAAACtaataacaatataaatgagAGTTTTACTGGTTTAGCGGATATGTTGCTGCAAAGCACACCAATCATTTCAACACCAGCATCTGCTAGGTCAAAGGCAAGACCTGCTTCACCAGTGAATACAGTTGTTGAATCTGCTGCAGTTCCAGCTGTTGAATCTGCTTCAGTTCTTAAAGCAGTAAAGACCCCCAAATCCATCAAGAAATCAACACCCAAGTCAGCCACACTTAAGTCAATAAAAAAGACCCCAAGAATGGAAAAGAATCTTAAGCGCAAGAGGTCTTCCCCAGGCATGATCGTGACTGTTGCAGTAAAGAGAATGAAAATTGGTTCTCCTACCCCAACAAAGACGCTATCCCCTCCAGTGTCACTCAAGAAAGCAGTCGCTTTGAG GGCTATCCATGGTAAGAAAGCCACACCTAAACTCCCAAAGAAGACATGGGCTGATATTGTGAAAAAGCCTGCAGCAGTTAAAACTACTCCCCCAAAACAACAGCAGTCTGGACCTTTGGTGACAGCAGAAGGGAAAAATAGAACACCCCCAACTGTTGTTCGAAAG GCTTTTCCTAAAACGCCCAGAACCAAAGCTGCCTTGCTGGCTCCTTCGACTGGTCATATTGAGTCCCCAGTCACTATTATCATTGGTAAGAAGAATCGCCTGGTGTCCAAGACCCCTCTTCGATTGCCAAAGAAGGGAAGAAAGAGTATGATTAAG AAGGACAAGAAGAAGTCAATGGGCAGGATGAGTCTTGGTGGTGTTGCAGATCTTTTCACAACTCCACCTCAGAAGTCGCCAGTGTCTTCCCTCTCCACGCCAGCATCCAATGTTGGTACGCCTGACTCAGTGCTGTACGCAGATATACCAGACACTCCTAATGGCCCTGGTGAAATGTTTGTGTCTCCTCTGTCAGTTGGCAAGAAGTCAGCCAGGAAAAGTGTGAACTTGGTTGGAGTGAAAGAGCTCTTTAAGGGAAAGACTCCAGCGAAATCACCTTCAACCCCATCTGGCTTGAAGAGAATGCTTGCCTCCCCCAAGCCAACAGCAAGTCCGGCTAGTCCATCAGGGGTAGCAAGGTTGTTTGCCACACCTGTGAGCAAACCTAAG GCCTCTCCTGCCAAATCGTCAAGCAAGAAGTTGACTGCAAGGAAGGCTGTGACAAATCCTAAAACAGTGTCACCTCTCTCAGCTAG AGGTAAGAAGCGTGCTTTGTCCCCGGCTGATTTTCCACTCAGTAAGAAGCCGAAGCTATCCGGAGATGTGAGAGCTGCTGTTGTCGAGTCTCCTGTACCAGCTACACCCAAACCAGCAAG GGGAACACGGAATGGTGGGCTTAAAAAGCTGAAGACTCCAGTCAAGACGCTGAAACGTACTCCTAAATCCAAGGCAGTGGTTAAGGAAGTGAAATCAGCCTCCCCAGCCAAAAAGGGCCGATCTACAAGGGCTGGACTTAAGGCAGACACTCCAGCGAAATCTGCCACACAAGTGAAAGAGGCTGCTGTCACAG TTGAAGCCAGTCCAGCAAAGAAAGGAAGGCGAGGGAAGCCAGCAACTCCAGCCAAGAAAACTCCAGTCAAGAAGGCAGCTGCAGCTGAAAAGGCATCTGTGGTAGTTGTAGATGTACCGACTCCAGTAGAAGAGAAAG TTGCAGCCAGTCCTGCAAAGAAAGGAAGGGCTACAAGGCGAGGAAAGCCAGCTTCTCCAGCTAAGAAAACACCAGTAAAGAAGACACCAGTTAAGAAAACACCAGTAAAGAAGACAGCTGTAGCTAAGAAGACACCAGAAGCCATATCAGCACCTGCAACAGAAGTTAGTGTACCAGCACCTGTACAAGAAGAGAAAG TTGCAGCCAGTCCTGTAAAGAAAGGAAGGGCTACAAGGCGAGGAAAGCCAGCTACTCCAGTTAAGAAAACACCAGTAAAGAAGACGCCAGTTAAGAAAACACCTGTAAAGAAGACGCCTGTTAAGAAGACAGCTGTAGCTAAGAAGGCACCAGAAGCCATATCGGCACCTGCACCAGAAGTTAATGTGCCAGCACCTGTACAAGAAGAAAAAG TTGCCACCCCAGTAATAGCCAAGCTCACAGGCGGTCGCCGTGCCAAGGTGGTTGTTAGTCCACTTAAGAAAAGCACAAAATCTGCCAAGAAATCCCCCACTCCTGCCAAGAGGGGTAGAGCTGCAACGGCTGCTGTCCCTTTACTGGAAACAGCTGCTGAACAAGTCACAACAGTGCAACAATCGGCACCAACTATGGAGAAAG TTTCTACCCCAGCTAAGGCGTCTCCAGTAAAGAAGGGCCGTTCAACACGCCGTGGTAAGGCTGCAAGTCCAGTCAAAAAGACCCCTGTCAAGAAGGCACAAGCAACAAAGGCTGCACCTAAACCTGTTACTCCTGTTGTGCAACAAGAAGCTATTAAAG TGAATTCCCCAGTTAAGTCCTCTCCAGTAAAGCAGGGCCGTACAACAAGACGAGGAAAGGCTGCAAGCCCAGTCAAGAAGACACCTGTCAAGAAGGGACAAGTAACAAAGGCTGCACCTAAAACTGCTACACCTGTTAAAGAACAAGAAGTTATTAAAG TTGCTACCCCAGCCAAGGCCACCCCAGCCAAGAAGGGACGTGCAACAAGGGCTGCACCTAAGCCTGCTACTCTTGTTGTTGAAG CACCTACTGTAGAGAATACCAGCCAGAAACGGAAAGCAGAAGTTGTGGACACTGTTCCTGCTAAAAAGGGCAAAGCAGCATCTGCAGAAACTTTTGTGACAGCAACAG aGCCTACTGTTGTGGTCTCTCCTGCAAAGAAGGGGCGAGCAGCGACAAGGCGTGGAAAGGCAGCTAGTCCTGCAAAAAAGGGGAGTTCTACAAAAATTGCCCCAGTAGTTGCAGCACTTGTGGCTGAACCAGAGCCTGTCATAG TGACCGTGGTAAAAGCAAAGCCAGGAAAGAGAAAGGCTGCTGAACCAGGGGTAGCAGCATCTCCGAAGAAAGTTAAAGCAGCACCTCAGCCATCTGTTAAAGCTG ATTCGCCAGTGAAAGCCAAGCGTTCAACCAAAGGTAAAGAAGCTACCCCTAAAGTGAAGAAAGAGAAGCTGGCTGTCAAGAAAGCAACTCCTGCTAAACGCGTCACAAGGGCAAGAAGATAA